One segment of Spirochaetota bacterium DNA contains the following:
- a CDS encoding insulinase family protein, with amino-acid sequence MNAPVNGSTIKGFLVIDSRPIPGMGWHGVLLEHERLGTRMLHIIAPDEETLAAIIIPTPPADDTGLPHIMEHSVLGGSKRFPLKDPFFEMIKCSLATFINAMTYDNFTVYPFSSVVKKDLFNLAQVYFDAVFHPNITENTFRREAYHLTPDGGTLQVNGIVYNEMKAAYSSPDSLLWRETQRLLFPDSSLRFDSGGDPASIPGLTYDAFKRFYDTFYHPSKAYIICYGNIPTEEYCRFFDDGFLPFEKASRDLSLKAQPRWRTPRAAQATYPVGPNEALTGRTYHQMTWIAGDYRDPAEYLSLAVIMQALTGTDASPLKKSVIDSRLGADVNWNMAYAFAPDVVITTGIKGSEAVHTRAYEELVLSTLRKTADDGMPADLISTAIRQLSYRFLERTAHSLIDIVSQLTPFWIYGNDPFAMLDMRTLLAEVQKKLTPDMVSSFIRSRLLENSHRLLLTLTPDAALRDRALAEHDRGMQDRMAKLAAADREQLKKEFEELERLNSAKDSPEVLATLPRLSIIDLPDAPRELPTVVEAVNNRTTFLMNDMSTNGIAYFCVDADMSALPAALYPMLPVFKEVFDRMGTEAMSYIDMAKRRAAVTRYITSWYYFSPDVKSRAITPHLKFWFVATDDSFDEALAVMNDLMSGISAADEARLADVSRRYHAAFRDRLSQQANEIARLHARRNANHAARREYQMSGVSGYRRSATLAGRFDEQKQDVISAVRAIRECARSSMRITVSFTGAAAVAKKAERYAKAFGSGTPSAESARNEDVSYSPVFDGISLPVQTSYGMIFMPAYTAEHPDSAVLRLATALLSNDVWLPEIRFKGGAYGARIGYDKRFGYWDILTYADPDFKRTWGVFRGLRELAASLPVDRTHLDQQVIGTVRSDLNPIMPDQALHTALERYLINETAEDRARQYDAVRRATPDAIRRVLLEVIENGLANASFCVVAGHDKLKEYAAAIDVPITIDDVLGS; translated from the coding sequence ATGAACGCACCGGTGAACGGCAGTACAATTAAAGGCTTCCTCGTGATCGACTCCCGACCGATACCCGGCATGGGCTGGCACGGCGTACTGCTCGAACATGAACGTCTTGGTACGCGAATGCTCCATATCATCGCCCCGGATGAGGAGACTCTCGCCGCCATCATCATCCCCACGCCGCCGGCGGACGACACGGGGCTCCCTCATATCATGGAACATTCCGTACTGGGCGGGTCGAAACGTTTCCCCCTGAAGGACCCGTTCTTTGAGATGATAAAATGCAGTCTTGCAACCTTCATCAATGCGATGACATACGATAATTTCACGGTATATCCGTTCTCAAGCGTCGTCAAGAAGGATCTGTTCAATCTTGCCCAGGTCTATTTCGATGCGGTGTTCCATCCGAATATCACCGAGAATACGTTCCGACGGGAGGCCTATCATCTCACGCCTGACGGCGGTACTCTTCAGGTGAACGGCATCGTCTACAATGAGATGAAGGCGGCGTATTCATCGCCGGATTCGCTTCTCTGGCGCGAAACACAGCGGTTGCTGTTCCCCGACTCGTCGCTCCGTTTCGATTCGGGCGGCGACCCCGCGTCAATACCGGGACTCACCTACGACGCGTTCAAACGGTTCTATGATACGTTCTATCATCCGTCGAAGGCGTATATCATCTGTTACGGGAATATCCCGACGGAGGAGTACTGCCGGTTCTTTGACGATGGTTTTTTGCCCTTTGAAAAAGCATCGCGCGATCTTTCGCTGAAAGCACAGCCGCGTTGGAGAACACCGCGCGCCGCACAGGCGACGTATCCCGTCGGCCCGAATGAAGCGCTCACCGGGAGAACATATCATCAGATGACGTGGATAGCAGGCGACTATCGTGACCCGGCGGAGTATCTTTCGCTTGCGGTGATAATGCAGGCGCTTACCGGCACCGATGCGTCGCCGCTTAAAAAATCCGTCATCGATTCACGCCTCGGCGCGGATGTGAACTGGAACATGGCGTATGCGTTTGCCCCCGATGTGGTCATCACTACGGGCATAAAAGGGAGCGAAGCCGTCCACACACGTGCGTATGAAGAACTGGTCCTTTCCACGCTCAGGAAAACAGCGGACGACGGCATGCCGGCGGATCTGATCTCGACGGCGATACGTCAGCTGTCGTATCGATTCCTTGAACGGACTGCGCATTCGCTCATCGATATCGTGAGCCAGCTTACGCCGTTTTGGATATACGGCAATGATCCCTTTGCCATGCTCGATATGCGTACGCTCCTTGCCGAAGTGCAAAAAAAGCTTACCCCCGATATGGTATCATCGTTCATACGAAGCCGATTGCTTGAGAACAGCCACCGGTTGCTCCTGACGCTCACGCCGGATGCCGCTCTGCGCGATCGTGCTCTGGCAGAGCATGATCGGGGAATGCAGGACCGGATGGCGAAACTTGCGGCGGCCGACCGCGAGCAGCTGAAAAAAGAATTCGAGGAGCTTGAAAGACTGAATTCGGCCAAAGACTCGCCGGAAGTGCTTGCAACACTCCCGCGTCTTTCCATCATTGATCTCCCGGATGCCCCGCGGGAATTGCCGACCGTGGTCGAGGCGGTGAACAATCGGACTACGTTTCTTATGAACGATATGTCGACGAACGGCATCGCATATTTCTGCGTTGATGCGGATATGAGCGCGCTGCCGGCGGCTCTCTACCCGATGCTCCCTGTGTTCAAGGAAGTGTTCGACAGGATGGGCACGGAAGCGATGTCGTATATCGATATGGCGAAACGCCGCGCTGCGGTAACGCGATACATCACCTCCTGGTATTATTTCTCCCCGGATGTGAAAAGCAGAGCGATAACCCCGCATCTGAAGTTCTGGTTCGTCGCCACCGATGATTCGTTCGATGAAGCCCTCGCCGTCATGAACGACCTCATGTCCGGCATTTCGGCCGCCGATGAGGCGCGCCTTGCCGATGTGTCGCGCAGATACCATGCTGCGTTCCGCGACAGGCTTTCACAGCAGGCGAATGAGATAGCAAGGCTGCATGCAAGACGGAACGCGAACCATGCCGCGCGAAGGGAATATCAGATGAGCGGCGTGTCCGGGTACCGGCGCAGCGCTACACTTGCAGGACGCTTCGATGAACAGAAACAGGATGTGATATCCGCTGTCCGTGCGATACGCGAATGCGCACGGTCATCGATGCGCATTACCGTGTCGTTCACGGGGGCGGCTGCCGTTGCGAAGAAAGCAGAGCGGTACGCGAAAGCGTTCGGGAGCGGAACACCATCAGCGGAAAGCGCTCGAAATGAGGACGTATCGTATTCGCCGGTGTTCGACGGCATATCGCTTCCGGTGCAGACATCGTACGGGATGATATTCATGCCCGCATACACTGCAGAACATCCGGATTCCGCCGTGCTCAGGCTTGCGACGGCATTGCTCAGCAATGATGTCTGGCTCCCGGAGATACGTTTCAAGGGCGGTGCATACGGCGCGCGAATAGGATATGATAAGCGTTTCGGCTATTGGGATATCCTCACGTATGCCGATCCGGATTTCAAGCGGACATGGGGCGTGTTCCGGGGGCTCAGGGAATTGGCGGCGTCTCTCCCCGTCGACCGCACACATCTCGATCAGCAGGTCATCGGTACCGTACGTTCCGACCTGAACCCGATAATGCCCGATCAGGCATTGCATACGGCGCTCGAGCGATATCTCATCAATGAAACGGCCGAGGACCGTGCACGGCAGTATGACGCCGTCCGTCGCGCTACACCGGATGCGATACGCCGTGTACTCCTTGAGGTCATCGAGAACGGCCTCGCTAATGCGTCGTTCTGTGTCGTCGCGGGCCATGACAAGCTCAAGGAATATGCCGCCGCCATCGATGTGCCGATAACTATCGATGATGTTCTCGGGTCTTGA
- a CDS encoding response regulator, whose amino-acid sequence MNKPCTILLIDDNPAEILLFQEVYNEHRYEHRLIAMHTTDDVMNFLSRRGAPGVIIPDIIVLDLDMPGVTGLDVLRSVKGSTELAVIPVILFSSSDSVHDVHMGYRLHANCFIQKPADLHGLYSVVKRIMRFWFETVTLPSPRAEGDVSR is encoded by the coding sequence ATGAATAAACCCTGTACGATACTACTCATCGATGACAACCCGGCTGAGATACTGCTTTTCCAGGAAGTATATAATGAGCATCGGTATGAGCATCGTCTTATCGCTATGCATACTACGGATGATGTGATGAATTTCCTGTCGCGGCGCGGTGCGCCGGGGGTCATAATCCCCGATATCATCGTGCTGGACCTTGATATGCCTGGGGTAACAGGCCTTGATGTCCTGCGGTCGGTAAAAGGCAGTACTGAACTCGCCGTAATACCGGTCATTCTTTTCTCATCCTCGGACAGCGTCCATGACGTACATATGGGGTATCGTCTGCATGCGAACTGCTTTATACAGAAGCCCGCGGATCTACACGGACTTTACTCGGTCGTAAAACGGATAATGCGATTCTGGTTCGAAACGGTGACGCTCCCATCACCGAGAGCGGAGGGTGATGTATCCAGATGA